The segment CACATCTCGTTAACGATCCGTGACCCGCCTCTGAGTTTTGCCGCGTAGAGCCGTGCAATATTCTGACATATCGTAATACTAGATATATCTAATTATTCGATATCGCACACTCATCAACGCGGAGTTTTCCGGGAGCAATCATGGATCTGGGCATTGGTAACAAACTCGCTTTTATCTGTGCGTCGTCGCAGGGGCTGGGGCTGGCGTGCGCGCAGGCGCTGGCAGCGGAAGGGGTACATGTCACCCTGAACGGACGCAACGAAGCCAAATTGCAGCAGGCCGCGCAGCGCCTGCGCGAGCAAAACCCGACGGCGCAGGTCAGCTATATCTGCGCGGATTTAACCAGTGCCACCGGGCGCGATACTATCCTTTCGGCCTTACCGCAGATCGACATTCTGGTGACCAACAATGCCGGGCCACAGCCCGGTGCGCTGGCAGACTGGCAAGCCGCAGCGCTGCGTGAGGCGATGGAAGCCAATTTTATTCCTGCCATTCAGCTCATCCGCGCCTGGTTACCGGCCATGCAGGCCCGGCGTTTTGGTCGCATCATCAACATCACCTCCGCTATGGTTAAAACCCCGCATTACATGATGGGGCTGTCCACCTCGGCCCGCGCAGCGCTGACGGCAATGTGTAAAGCCATCAGCCAGGAAGTGGTGCGTGACAACGTCACCATTAATAACCTGTTGCCGGAGCGAATCGATACCCCGCGCCAGGAATTTATGCTGCAACGTTTAATCGCCAAAGAAGGCATCAGTCGCGAACAGGCGCGGGAGCGCAATGTGCAATCCATCGCCGCCCGGCGGTATGGCACGCCGGAAGAATTCGGCGCGGCTTGCGCGTTTCTGTGCAGCCAGCAGGCCGGGTTTATTTCGGGGCAGAACTTGCAACTGGATGGCGGTTCCTATCCGGGGTTGATCTGATGAACATCCCCCACGCGCAATTACTTGAGTTTGAACAACAGCGCCAGCAGGCGTTAATTCACGCCGATTTGCCGCGTCTGGCCAGCATGTTGGCGGAAGACCTGGTGCATATCCACAGCACGGGCATGGTGCACAACAAAGCGCAATTTCTGGCACATGTGCAACGTATGGGCGGGTTCATCGCGATTCAGCGGGACACGCCCGCCATCCGCGTGGAGGGTGATATCGCCATCCTCACCGGCCACACGCGCAACCGGGTGCGGCTGCTGGAAACGGGAGAAGAGGCGGAGCGCTACGGTTTCTCGACGCTGGTGCTACGGCGCACACCTTCCGGCTGGCAAATTTTGCTCTCGCAGTTAACTCCTACAGCAAAGGAAAAAGCATGAAACTGGTACGTTTTACCGAACAGGGCCGCACGCGTATTGGCAAGGTGGTGGATGATCAGGTGATTGACCTCTCCGGAGTACCTGGCGTCACCGGCTCAATGCGCCAATTGTTGACCAGCCTGGCAACGCTGCGCCCGCGACTGGAAGCGGTGCATAGCCCGGCGTATGCGTTAGCGACAGTACAACTCGAAGCGCCGATCCAGGACGCGCAGAAGTTCCTTGGCATTGGCATGAACTACCGTAAACACGCTGAAGAGGCGCGTCAGGCGGGGATCCCCATCCCGGAAAGCCAGTTGTGGTTTAACAAGCAAGTCTCCTGCATCAACGGTCCTTTCTCCCCGGTCGTGAAGCCCGCAGCCAGCGAGAAAATGGATTACGAGATCGAGTTAGGCGTGGTGATTGGCAAACGCTGTCGCCATGTCAGCGCCAGCGACGCCGCCAGCGTGATTGCCGGTTATCTGATCGTCAATGATGTCTCGGCACGCGACTGGCTGCATAAATCACCGACCTTTACGTTGGGTAAATCCTTCGACACCCACGGTCCGATTGGTCCGTGGATCACCACCGCCGATGAGATCCCTGACCCGTTGCGGCTGGAGATGAAGTTGTTCGTCAACGGTGAACTCCGCCAGCACGCCGACAGCGGTGACATGATTTACGACATCTACGCGCAGATTGCATACCTGTCGACGGTGATGACGCTGGAACCGGGCGACATCCTGGCGACCGGAACGCCTTCCGGCATTGGTGCGCCAACCGGACGCTTCTTACAACCCGGCGATGTGATGCGGCTGGAGATTGAAGGCCTTGGTCATATCGAGAATCCGGTGGTTGAGGAACGCATATGACCAGCCAAAATTTTCGCGATTATTTAATGCCCAATGATGCCGAGCGCATCGGCCTGGCGCGCGGGGTGGATCTGCATACCTACGGCGCGCGCATGTTGGCAACCGAGAAAGCGCAGAAACTCAAAGCCCACTGGCAGGCGATGCTGGATGAAACCTTCCGCGGCATTACCCCCAATGGCGAGGTGCAGTCCGGTCTGTTCAGCTTGCAAGATGAGGGGTTTGCCGTGGAAGAGGCGGTGAGGGCAGCGCAGGCGCTTTTTGCCAGCCTCGATAGCGCCCGACAGCAGCAGGTGAGTTACGCCATCGATGCGCCACAGTGGCGCGCCTGGTACAACCCGGAAATCCCGTTTAACGATTACGGTGTCAGGCTGGATGAAACCTCGGCGGTGACCCACGAAGCCTTCTGGTCGCTGCTACGGAGTTGTACCAGCGCGGCGGGTTTTAGCCGGGTGCAACAGGTGATGGATGCCAACCATTTTCTCGGTGAACTGTACGATCTCACCCACATTATGAACCGCTGGAGCTTCCATTTTTTGCTGTTCGGTTCACCTTCCGCTACCCAGCCGTGGGGCTGGTCGATTTACGGTCATCATGTGGCGTTTTGCTGTTTTATCGTCGGGCGGCAACTGGTGATTGCCCCGACCTTTTTCGGCGTTGAACCCAATGTTATCGAACGGGGGGATGCCAGCGATTGCGTGTTGTTTCGCGACGAGGAGCAACTCGGTCTGGCCTTGATGCAGTCGCTCAGCGCCCGGCAGCAACATCGCGCCACGATCTATCAGTTAATGGAAGATCCCGCCATGCCGGCCGATCGCTTTAACTTTGCCGATCAGCGTCACCTTGGCGGTGCATTTCAGGACAATCGGGTGATCCCGCTTGAGGGCGTCTGCGTGGCGGAATTTACGCCCGCGCAGCGTCAACAAGTGATGGCGCTGGTAGCGGTGTTCCTGGCTTTCCTGCCCGACGGACCGCGCGCTGCGCGCCTGCAACAGATTGAGGCCCAGCTCGATAACACCTGGTGGAGCTGGATTGGCGGTTGTGGTGATGACGATGTGTTCTATTACCGGCTGCAAAGCCCGGTGGTGATGCTGGAGTTTGATCATCACAGCGGCATGTGGCTGACCAATGAAGAACCGGCGCGTTTCCATATTCATACCATTACCCGCATTCCCAACGGGAACGACTACGGCAAAGCGTTGTTGTCGCAGTTGCAGCAGTAAACCCAGGCGCAACGCCTGAATTCCTGTCGTACCGGGTGACGTCGTTCTGCCCGGGTAACCCACAGTGCCAGTTGACCGTTCCCGTCAGGGATTTCGGGCGGCTTCGCTGTGCCCCACGCGCGAGAAATCGCGCCGTAATTGAAATCGCGCGATAAACCGCGCCGCTACAATGAGGTTATCAGGCAATGGATGTTCATAAAAAAGCCAAAATTGCTGCATTAACCGTAGTGCCTCTGGCGTTGTTCTGCGGTACTTGCTTTGCGGAGGCTTCACCTGCAACGGACTCCGATAGCGTTAACGACTGGCTCACACAAGGCA is part of the Pantoea phytobeneficialis genome and harbors:
- a CDS encoding SDR family oxidoreductase translates to MDLGIGNKLAFICASSQGLGLACAQALAAEGVHVTLNGRNEAKLQQAAQRLREQNPTAQVSYICADLTSATGRDTILSALPQIDILVTNNAGPQPGALADWQAAALREAMEANFIPAIQLIRAWLPAMQARRFGRIINITSAMVKTPHYMMGLSTSARAALTAMCKAISQEVVRDNVTINNLLPERIDTPRQEFMLQRLIAKEGISREQARERNVQSIAARRYGTPEEFGAACAFLCSQQAGFISGQNLQLDGGSYPGLI
- a CDS encoding DUF3500 domain-containing protein → MTSQNFRDYLMPNDAERIGLARGVDLHTYGARMLATEKAQKLKAHWQAMLDETFRGITPNGEVQSGLFSLQDEGFAVEEAVRAAQALFASLDSARQQQVSYAIDAPQWRAWYNPEIPFNDYGVRLDETSAVTHEAFWSLLRSCTSAAGFSRVQQVMDANHFLGELYDLTHIMNRWSFHFLLFGSPSATQPWGWSIYGHHVAFCCFIVGRQLVIAPTFFGVEPNVIERGDASDCVLFRDEEQLGLALMQSLSARQQHRATIYQLMEDPAMPADRFNFADQRHLGGAFQDNRVIPLEGVCVAEFTPAQRQQVMALVAVFLAFLPDGPRAARLQQIEAQLDNTWWSWIGGCGDDDVFYYRLQSPVVMLEFDHHSGMWLTNEEPARFHIHTITRIPNGNDYGKALLSQLQQ
- a CDS encoding fumarylacetoacetate hydrolase family protein; its protein translation is MKLVRFTEQGRTRIGKVVDDQVIDLSGVPGVTGSMRQLLTSLATLRPRLEAVHSPAYALATVQLEAPIQDAQKFLGIGMNYRKHAEEARQAGIPIPESQLWFNKQVSCINGPFSPVVKPAASEKMDYEIELGVVIGKRCRHVSASDAASVIAGYLIVNDVSARDWLHKSPTFTLGKSFDTHGPIGPWITTADEIPDPLRLEMKLFVNGELRQHADSGDMIYDIYAQIAYLSTVMTLEPGDILATGTPSGIGAPTGRFLQPGDVMRLEIEGLGHIENPVVEERI
- a CDS encoding nuclear transport factor 2 family protein; this encodes MNIPHAQLLEFEQQRQQALIHADLPRLASMLAEDLVHIHSTGMVHNKAQFLAHVQRMGGFIAIQRDTPAIRVEGDIAILTGHTRNRVRLLETGEEAERYGFSTLVLRRTPSGWQILLSQLTPTAKEKA